From Montipora foliosa isolate CH-2021 chromosome 6, ASM3666993v2, whole genome shotgun sequence, a single genomic window includes:
- the LOC138005047 gene encoding zinc finger protein 345-like — MMSRSVKERNCRCVNKSTWCIQKRSCLNEEESLLRDEQVHTGEKHNECKECGKCFSEAEKLKKRERTHTGEKPYECEQCGKCFSQAGVLRRHERVHTGEKPYKCKQCGKPFSQAGGLKIHERVHTGEKPYKCKQCGNCFSKAGNLKKHERVHTGEKPYECKQCGKFFSEAGNLKKHERVHTGEKPYECKQCGKFFSEAGILKIHERVHTGEKPYECKQCGKCFSEAGSLKIHERVHTGEKPYECKQCGTCFSNAANLKRHERVHTGEKPYECKQCGNCFSNAANLKTHERVHTGEKPYGCKQCGKFFSRAGSLKIHERVHTGEKPYECKQCGKCFRVAGNLKIHERVHTGERPIECKQCGKSFSGAGKLKIHERVHIGEKPYECKQCGKCFSQAGHLRRHERVHSGEKLYECKQCGKCYSQAADLRKHERVHAREKRYKRKPKGKFFRNRLSVRKHEKAVESSASVSEHEVEIHRPCTRQGENYSCWLCQEELCSEELLLAHYQNHMTSEEPST; from the coding sequence ATGATGTCAAGATCAGTTAAGGAAAGAAACTGCCGTTGTGTCAACAAGAGTACTTGGTGTATACAGAAAAGAAGCTGTCTCAACGAGGAAGAAAGTCTTTTGAGAGATGAAcaagtccatactggagagaagcatAATGAATGCAAagaatgtggcaagtgtttcagCGAAGCAGAGAAATTAAAGAAACGTGAAAGAacccatactggagagaaaccttatgaatgcgaacaatgtggtaagtgttttagccaagcaggagtTTTGAGGAGAcacgaaagagtccatactggagagaagccttacaaatgcaaacaatgtggcaagccttttagccaagcaggaggcttaaagatacatgaaagagtccatactggagagaaaccttataaatgcaaacaatgtggtaaCTGTTTTAGCAAAgcaggaaatttaaagaaacatgaacgagtccatactggagagaaaccttatgaatgcaaacaatgtggcaagtttTTTAGCGAAgcaggaaatttaaagaaacatgaacgagtccatactggagagaaaccttatgaatgcaaacaatgtggcaagtttTTTAGCGAAGCAGGAATCTTAAagatacatgaaagagtccatactggagagaaaccttatgaatgcaaacaatgtggcaagtgttttagcgaagcaggaagcttaaagatacatgaaagagtccatactggagagaaaccttatgaatgcaaacaatgtggtacCTGTTTTAGCAACGCAGCAAATTTAAagagacatgaaagagtccatactggagagaaaccttatgaatgcaaacaatgtggtaaCTGTTTTAGCAACGCAGCAAATTTAaagacacatgaaagagtccatactggagagaaaccttatggatgcaaacaatgtggtaaATTTTTTAGCCGAGCAGGAAGCTTAAagatacatgaaagagtccatactggagagaaaccttatgaatgcaaacaatgtggcaagtgttttagagTAGCAGGAAACTTAAagatacatgaaagagtccatactggagagagaCCCattgaatgcaaacaatgtggtaaATCTTTTAGCGGAGCAGGAAAATTAAAGATACATGAAAGAGTACATAttggagagaaaccttatgaatgcaaacaatgtggcaagtgttttagccaagcaggacaTTTAAGGAGACACGAAAGAGTGCATTCTGGGGAGAAGCTCTATGAATGtaaacagtgtggcaagtgttatAGTCAAGCAGCAGATTTAAGGAAACACGAAAGAGTCCATGCTAGAGAGAAGCGTTACAAACGTAAGCCaaaagggaagttttttcgcaATAGATTAAGTGTTAGGAAACATGAAAAAGCAGTAGAAAGTTCTGCAAGTGTAAGTGAACACGAAGTAGAGATCCATCGCCCCTGCACTCGACAGGGTGAAAATTACAGCTGTTGGCTTTGCCAAGAGGAGTTGTGCAGTGAGGAGCTTCTTCTTGCACACTATCAGAATCATATGACGTCTGAGGAGCCATCAACCTAA
- the LOC138006749 gene encoding zinc finger protein 709-like, producing the protein MMSRSVKERNCRCVNKGTWRIQKRSCLNEEQSLLRDEQVHNGEKPYECKQCGKCFSDAGQLKKHERTHTGEKPYECKQCGKCYTEAGNLRTHERVNTEEKPYKCKQCGNCFSKAGHLKTHERVHTGEKPYECKQCGKCFSKAEDFTRHERVHTGEKPYKCKQCSKCCSKAGSLKIPYKCKQCDSCFSNAGHLKIHERVHTGEKPYECKQCGKGFSQAGNLKIHERVHTGEKPYECKQCGKCFSQAGYLRRHERVHTGEKPYKCKQCGKCFSQAGYLRRHERVHTGEKPYKCKQCDKCFSDAGNLKIHERVHIGEKPYECKQCGKCFSEAGSLNIHERVHTGEKPYECKQCGKCFSQAGDLRRHTRVHTGEKPYKCKQCCKCFSDAGNLKTHERVHTGEKPYECKQCGKCFSKAEHLKRHERVHTGEKPYECKQCGKCFSEAGSLKIHERVHTGEKPYKCKQCGNCFGSAGNLKKHEKVHTGEKPYECKQCGKCFSVAG; encoded by the coding sequence ATGATGTCAAGATCAGTTAAGGAAAGAAACTGCCGTTGTGTCAACAAGGGTACTTGGCGTATACAGAAAAGAAGCTGTCTCAACGAGGAACAAAGTCTTTTGAGAGATGAACAAGTCCATaatggagagaagccttatgaatgcaaacaatgtggcaagtgtttcagCGATGCAGGGCAATTAAAGAAACATGAAAGAacccatactggagagaaaccttatgaatgcaaacaatgtggtaaGTGTTATACCGAAGCAGGaaatttaaggacacatgaaagagtaaATACTGAAGAGAAGCCTTATAAGTGCAAACAATGTGGTAACTGTTTTAGCAAAGCAGGACATTTAaagacacatgaaagagtccatactggagagaaaccttatgaatgcaaacaatgtggcaagtgttttagcaaAGCAGAAGATTTTACGAGAcacgaaagagtccatactggagagaaaccttacaaatgcaaacaatgtagCAAGTGTTGTAGCAAAGCAGGAAGCTTAAAGATaccttataaatgcaaacaatgtgatAGCTGTTTTAGCAATGCAGGACATTTAAAGATACATGAAAgggtccatactggagagaagccttatgaatgcaaacaatgtggcaagggttttagccaagcaggaaatttaaagatacatgaaagagtccatactggagagaagccttacgaatgcaaacaatgtggcaagtgttttagccaagcaggataTTTGAGGAGAcacgaaagagtccatactggagagaagccttacaaatgcaaacaatgtggcaaatgttttagccaagcaggataTTTGAGGAGAcacgaaagagtccatactggagagaagccttacaaatgcaaacaatgtgacaAATGTTTTAGCGACGCAGGAAATTTAAagatacatgaaagagtccatattggagagaaaccttacgaatgcaaacaatgtggcaagtgttttagcgaaGCTGGAAGCTTAAAcatacatgaaagagtccatactggagaaaagccttatgaatgcaaacaatgtggcaagtgttttagccaagcaggagaTTTGAGGAGACACacaagagtccatactggagagaagccttacaaatgcaaacaatgttgCAAATGTTTTAGCGACGCAGGAAATTTAaagacacatgaaagagtccatactggagagaaaccttatgaatgcaaacaatgtggcaagtgttttagcaaAGCAGAACATTTAAagagacatgaaagagtccatactggagagaaaccttatgaatgcaaacaatgtggcaagtgttttagcgaagcaggaagcttaaagatacatgaaagagtccatactggagagaaaccttataaATGCAAGCAATGTGGTAACTGTTTTGGCAGCGCAGGAAATTTGAAGAAACATGAAaaagtccatactggagagaaaccttatgaatgcaaacaatgtggcaagtgcttTAGCGTTGCAGGGTGA